One stretch of bacterium DNA includes these proteins:
- the fabA gene encoding bifunctional 3-hydroxydecanoyl-ACP dehydratase/trans-2-decenoyl-ACP isomerase, with amino-acid sequence MLTHEEFKSRDHFGQEDLLGFAYGRLIKDPPEGFRARLPVPPMLMVDRIESITGEKSKGTISASRDVRLDDWFFHCHFLGDPVQPGCLGLDGVWQLLGFYCNWRGGVGAGRALGCGEVEFFGQIRPHDSVMRYEVKVKRYTELKNAGASMVVGDASVLIDDEEIYTVKGARVGLFRDIDYPDYPEKSEHSRGGRMER; translated from the coding sequence ATGTTGACGCACGAAGAGTTCAAGAGCCGCGACCATTTCGGCCAGGAGGACCTCCTGGGCTTCGCCTATGGCCGGCTGATCAAGGACCCGCCGGAGGGCTTCCGCGCGCGCCTGCCGGTGCCGCCCATGTTGATGGTCGACCGGATCGAGTCGATCACCGGCGAGAAGAGCAAGGGCACGATCAGCGCGAGCCGCGACGTACGTCTCGACGACTGGTTCTTCCACTGCCACTTCCTCGGAGACCCGGTCCAGCCCGGCTGCCTCGGCCTCGACGGCGTGTGGCAGCTGCTCGGCTTCTACTGCAACTGGCGGGGCGGCGTCGGCGCCGGACGCGCTCTCGGCTGCGGTGAGGTCGAGTTCTTCGGACAGATCCGGCCCCACGACTCGGTCATGCGGTACGAGGTCAAGGTCAAGCGCTACACGGAGCTCAAGAACGCGGGGGCCTCGATGGTCGTCGGCGACGCGAGCGTCCTGATCGACGACGAGGAGATCTACACGGTGAAGGGCGCCCGCGTCGGTCTCTTCCGGGACATCGACTACCCGGACTATCCCGAGAAGAGCGAGCACTCCCGCGGCGG
- a CDS encoding ketoacyl-ACP synthase III — MNLLGLGHFNPDNEITNQFLEELDIGTTDEWILERTGIRSRRTSLPLDYIRETRNADVRQAVEVAEVSNAGMGARAAELALERAGVAAADVGLLVGGGCAPNTVSPAEACNIGRELGIEAAALDVNSACSSFIAGVYMLSMMDEAKLPDYVLLVCAEPMTGTVHYEDRASAVLWGDGAVAAVLSTKHRGKARLIDQRLRSDPGGNDKVVVPRLGHFNQEGRTVQTFAIRKTGDLYKATWDAVQDDARKFHFVGHQANLRMLESVCKRCDIPDQLHHSNCAEIGNTAGAGSASVISQRWERWTANDDICVVGVGSGLTWGSYLMRFEEDVAA, encoded by the coding sequence TTGAACCTCCTCGGATTGGGACACTTCAATCCCGACAACGAGATCACGAACCAGTTCCTCGAGGAACTCGACATCGGTACGACCGACGAGTGGATCCTCGAGCGGACGGGGATTCGTTCGCGACGAACTTCGCTTCCCCTGGACTACATCCGGGAGACGCGGAATGCCGACGTACGCCAGGCGGTCGAGGTGGCGGAGGTCTCGAATGCGGGGATGGGGGCCCGTGCCGCCGAGCTCGCGCTCGAACGTGCGGGCGTCGCGGCGGCCGACGTCGGTCTGCTGGTCGGCGGAGGCTGTGCGCCCAACACGGTGTCGCCGGCGGAGGCGTGCAACATCGGCCGGGAGCTCGGCATCGAAGCGGCCGCCCTCGACGTCAATTCGGCCTGCTCCTCGTTCATCGCGGGTGTCTACATGCTCTCGATGATGGACGAGGCGAAGCTGCCGGACTACGTGTTGCTCGTCTGCGCGGAGCCGATGACCGGAACGGTCCACTACGAAGATCGCGCGAGCGCAGTGCTCTGGGGGGACGGCGCCGTGGCCGCGGTGCTGTCGACGAAACATCGGGGCAAGGCGCGGCTCATCGACCAACGCCTCCGCTCCGACCCGGGCGGCAACGACAAGGTCGTCGTTCCGCGACTCGGCCATTTCAACCAGGAAGGCCGCACGGTCCAGACCTTCGCGATCCGCAAGACCGGGGATCTCTACAAGGCGACCTGGGACGCGGTCCAGGACGACGCGCGCAAGTTCCACTTCGTCGGACACCAGGCGAACCTGCGCATGCTCGAGTCCGTCTGCAAGCGCTGCGACATTCCCGATCAGCTCCACCACTCGAACTGCGCCGAAATCGGCAATACCGCCGGGGCCGGCTCGGCCAGCGTGATTTCGCAACGCTGGGAGCGGTGGACCGCGAACGACGATATCTGTGTCGTGGGCGTGGGTTCCGGACTGACGTGGGGAAGCTATCTGATGCGATTCGAGGAGGACGTCGCGGCCTAG